Proteins encoded within one genomic window of Synechococcus sp. PCC 7335:
- a CDS encoding HPF/RaiA family ribosome-associated protein, protein MRVPPEISYRGVNKTEALETLVAEKIAKLEKFYREISSCHLAIEKVHDHPNSGSPYRVRLDITVPEDREVVVDKSPDKGVQYQPLEAIIRDTFDIANRQLKELNEQQHNHMKTHIPGEREILLDELEEEVAIKAPPADTTVE, encoded by the coding sequence ATGAGAGTTCCTCCCGAAATTTCCTACCGAGGCGTCAATAAAACTGAGGCTTTAGAAACCCTAGTTGCCGAAAAGATTGCCAAGCTAGAAAAGTTTTACAGAGAAATTAGCAGCTGCCATCTGGCGATCGAGAAAGTTCATGATCACCCTAATAGCGGCTCTCCCTACCGGGTTCGGCTTGATATCACAGTGCCCGAAGATCGAGAAGTCGTTGTCGATAAGAGCCCTGATAAAGGTGTGCAATACCAGCCGCTAGAAGCGATCATCCGTGACACCTTCGACATTGCTAACCGTCAGCTCAAAGAACTGAACGAGCAGCAGCACAACCACATGAAAACCCATATCCCTGGAGAGCGAGAGATCCTTCTAGATGAGCTAGAAGAAGAAGTCGCTATTAAAGCACCTCCGGCTGATACTACTGTCGAATAA
- a CDS encoding lipopolysaccharide assembly protein LapB, which produces MNTPLQTERIQRAVILGVLSSIVWLCVPLNNLLLGGIAGRYRSQSDRESKTIGSKVIAIGLGTLVAQAQQLDPQARQDFLADPLDEPRDPLLPVLVVERSLSPLELRTLAADLEELQRQANALLQAGNTQLDLDPAFDLLLREVKLRRLFGLEAELEALERVAALAWQRQRPVAIQLLTLRAREIWNAAQTDLGVEFEPTFGGVDLGSPEDSPITGVLSADKIALSSLAEIFITLRDIDSAVGVYQQLIALDKAEGQTTTSQQIALAELNLEWFKFADAADVYLDLLAEARAEGKTDREIFYLERLAYSYQQAESLSNALRSQTDLLDRYLALGEEEKLPNLLVVIAQNYQAINQPNNAITYYRSAYVTAQKLGQYSFSAKALRELGKLYRAVDNLEEALLSYELLILVERQAYNDYGMMNAYDNLGQIYRERGQLSEALKSFQQGLVFADRLDLRVDYFTEQIEGVSQELSELDSSKLDSTER; this is translated from the coding sequence GTGAACACTCCCTTACAAACAGAACGAATACAGAGGGCTGTAATTCTCGGCGTGCTATCAAGCATCGTTTGGTTATGTGTGCCCCTCAACAACCTGCTGCTGGGCGGTATAGCAGGTAGATATCGTAGTCAATCGGATAGGGAGTCAAAAACAATAGGATCAAAAGTAATTGCCATAGGGTTAGGGACTCTAGTCGCGCAGGCGCAGCAGCTTGATCCTCAAGCAAGACAGGATTTTCTAGCAGATCCTCTAGATGAGCCACGCGACCCGCTGCTACCGGTTTTAGTCGTCGAGAGATCTCTTAGCCCGCTAGAACTAAGAACGCTGGCGGCCGATCTAGAAGAGCTTCAGCGCCAGGCTAATGCCTTGCTGCAAGCTGGAAATACCCAACTGGATCTCGATCCAGCTTTTGATCTATTACTGCGAGAGGTCAAGCTAAGACGACTGTTTGGCTTAGAAGCGGAACTAGAAGCCCTTGAGCGTGTAGCAGCGCTAGCATGGCAAAGACAGCGTCCGGTGGCTATACAGCTATTGACGCTAAGAGCCCGAGAGATTTGGAATGCCGCACAGACCGACTTAGGCGTTGAGTTTGAGCCTACCTTTGGAGGTGTGGATTTAGGTAGCCCAGAAGATTCGCCAATCACTGGCGTACTGTCTGCGGATAAGATAGCGCTGAGCTCGCTAGCGGAGATTTTTATTACGCTAAGAGACATCGATTCGGCAGTGGGCGTGTATCAGCAGCTCATTGCATTAGACAAAGCGGAGGGGCAAACGACTACCTCCCAGCAGATCGCACTAGCGGAGCTGAATCTAGAATGGTTTAAGTTTGCGGATGCAGCGGATGTCTATTTGGATCTGCTGGCTGAAGCAAGAGCAGAGGGCAAAACGGATAGAGAGATCTTTTATCTTGAGAGGCTTGCATATAGCTATCAGCAGGCGGAGTCTTTATCGAACGCACTGCGATCGCAAACCGACTTGTTGGATAGGTACTTAGCGCTAGGCGAAGAAGAGAAACTCCCTAATCTGTTAGTTGTGATCGCCCAAAACTACCAGGCGATAAACCAGCCCAACAACGCAATTACATACTATCGTTCTGCCTACGTTACTGCCCAAAAGTTAGGGCAGTACAGCTTTTCGGCAAAAGCCTTGCGCGAACTTGGCAAGCTCTATAGAGCTGTCGATAATCTAGAGGAAGCCCTGCTCTCCTATGAGTTGCTGATCTTAGTCGAGCGCCAAGCCTACAACGACTACGGCATGATGAACGCTTACGACAACCTAGGACAAATCTACAGAGAGCGGGGTCAGCTATCCGAAGCCCTTAAAAGCTTTCAGCAGGGTCTAGTTTTCGCCGACAGACTAGATCTACGAGTGGATTATTTTACAGAGCAGATAGAAGGGGTTAGCCAAGAGCTTTCAGAACTTGATTCTTCAAAGCTTGATTCTACTGAGCGTTAG
- a CDS encoding amino acid ABC transporter permease, whose product MDEFTLSRIFINLVIATKWTIILSLIAFVGGGLVGALITLMRISSNKLLSRISWLYIEFFQGTPLLLQLFLAFFGFSVVTGINLSPLVAAAIALTAYTSAFLGDIWRGSIQAVPRGQWQAASAIGFGYFDQLRLIILPQAVRLAIAPTVGFLVQVIKGTSLASIIGFTELSRAASLINNVTLQSLLIFGLAGLIYFALCYPLSTWSQRLEKKLAYK is encoded by the coding sequence ATGGATGAGTTTACGCTATCTCGTATTTTTATCAATCTCGTGATAGCTACTAAGTGGACAATTATTCTATCCCTGATTGCATTTGTTGGTGGCGGACTAGTCGGCGCTTTGATCACACTGATGCGGATCTCTTCTAACAAGCTGCTGAGTCGAATTAGCTGGCTATATATTGAATTTTTTCAAGGAACGCCTTTACTCCTACAGCTATTTCTAGCCTTCTTCGGTTTCTCGGTTGTCACTGGCATCAACCTCTCACCGCTAGTCGCCGCAGCCATAGCACTCACCGCTTACACCAGCGCCTTTCTAGGTGACATTTGGCGTGGCTCTATTCAAGCTGTACCCAGAGGTCAGTGGCAAGCAGCCTCTGCGATTGGCTTTGGCTATTTCGATCAGTTGCGGCTAATCATCTTGCCGCAGGCGGTGCGATTGGCGATCGCGCCTACTGTCGGTTTCTTGGTTCAGGTAATCAAAGGCACCTCACTCGCCTCTATTATCGGCTTTACCGAACTCTCTCGGGCGGCCTCTTTAATCAACAACGTCACCTTACAATCGCTGCTTATTTTCGGCTTAGCTGGGTTAATTTACTTTGCCCTTTGCTATCCGCTTTCGACCTGGAGCCAGCGGCTAGAGAAGAAGCTGGCCTATAAGTAG
- the glgA gene encoding glycogen synthase GlgA: MKILFVAAEAAPLAKVGGMGDVVGTLPKILRAMGHDVRVFMPYYGGVSSQVDVPAEPIWWGYAMFNSFAIYESKLPDSDVPLYLFGHPCFDPENVYGGDDEGWRFTFFSNGAAEFAWNHWKPNIIHCHDWHTGMIPVWMHDTSDIGTVFTIHNLAYQGPWRWWLEQNAWCPWYMQGHNVMAAALQFADRVNTVSPTYAQQIQTPEYGEELEGLLSFISGRLSGIVNGIDLDSFDPSKDKKIDHPYSVKTLDVRDKNKAVVQKEMGVEVNPDKFLIGMVSRLVEQKGIDLILQTMDRFLAYSNAQFVLLGTGDRYYETQLWELAARYPNRASAYLMYSDALGRKIYAGCDAFLMPSRFEPCGISQMIAMRYGCIPIVRRTGGLVDTVSHNDPINEAGTGYCFDRYEALDLFTSMVRASEAYRFKPQWKALQQRAMETSFSWEKSAVEYIKLYSDVMNLPHETQLPPKHGGTLEM, from the coding sequence ATGAAAATTTTGTTTGTGGCCGCCGAAGCCGCACCGCTTGCCAAAGTGGGCGGGATGGGTGATGTCGTCGGAACATTACCCAAAATCTTGCGGGCGATGGGCCACGATGTTCGCGTTTTTATGCCTTACTACGGGGGGGTATCTAGCCAAGTTGACGTGCCCGCTGAGCCAATTTGGTGGGGCTATGCCATGTTCAACTCGTTTGCGATATACGAGAGTAAGCTGCCTGATAGCGACGTGCCGCTCTACTTGTTTGGTCATCCTTGCTTCGATCCTGAAAACGTCTACGGCGGTGATGACGAAGGCTGGCGGTTCACTTTCTTTTCTAATGGTGCGGCTGAATTTGCCTGGAACCATTGGAAGCCCAACATTATTCACTGTCATGACTGGCATACCGGGATGATTCCAGTCTGGATGCACGATACTTCTGATATCGGCACCGTTTTTACAATTCACAACCTGGCCTACCAAGGACCTTGGCGCTGGTGGTTAGAGCAAAACGCCTGGTGCCCTTGGTATATGCAGGGTCACAACGTAATGGCCGCAGCTCTACAGTTTGCTGATCGCGTCAATACGGTCTCGCCTACCTACGCCCAGCAGATTCAAACACCTGAGTATGGCGAAGAGTTAGAGGGACTGCTTTCTTTTATCAGCGGACGGTTAAGCGGCATTGTCAATGGCATTGATCTAGATTCCTTTGATCCTTCAAAAGATAAAAAGATTGACCATCCCTATAGCGTAAAGACGCTAGATGTGCGCGATAAGAACAAAGCGGTCGTACAAAAAGAGATGGGGGTAGAAGTCAACCCGGACAAGTTTTTGATTGGGATGGTCAGTCGTCTGGTAGAGCAAAAGGGGATTGACCTGATCTTGCAGACGATGGACCGCTTTTTAGCCTACTCAAACGCTCAGTTTGTGCTGTTGGGCACAGGCGATCGCTATTACGAGACTCAGCTTTGGGAATTAGCCGCTCGCTACCCAAATCGGGCCTCTGCTTATCTGATGTATAGCGATGCCCTAGGTCGCAAAATTTATGCTGGCTGCGATGCATTTCTAATGCCGTCTAGGTTCGAGCCCTGCGGTATTAGCCAGATGATTGCAATGCGCTATGGCTGTATCCCGATTGTTCGTCGAACTGGCGGGCTAGTAGATACAGTTAGTCACAACGATCCGATCAACGAAGCCGGGACCGGCTACTGCTTTGACCGCTACGAGGCGCTAGATCTTTTCACCTCTATGGTTAGAGCATCAGAAGCCTACCGATTCAAACCACAGTGGAAAGCGCTACAGCAGCGGGCAATGGAAACAAGCTTTAGCTGGGAGAAGTCGGCCGTAGAGTACATTAAGCTGTATAGCGACGTAATGAACTTGCCCCACGAGACTCAGCTCCCGCCAAAACACGGCGGTACACTAGAAATGTAA
- a CDS encoding NACHT domain-containing NTPase, whose amino-acid sequence MAKPSLQASKEGQRLAAQSLTLAGLTKTSLSNAVGCSRQPVTNFFQGVAIEQGLFLRLCDRLDLDWQVIAGLTQCPDATVTPKLSQETKKVERLDELEETTDIDWLVRSLRQTAAESLYERCGTMRVLDMSQPVGLGELYTNVNILEQISSHQRRPLQDLLVQAQAGDFDRLGFGQVLQPRVPVMEAVAQHKKLIVLGKPGAGKTTFLKHLAIQCIDGQFEPDRLPLFINLKQFAENPNRLGLLSFLSHRHLKSRITALSETEIEKHLLQLKQVLSAGRALLLLDGLDEVTQDAHDWVLREIRIVSEEFHDNHFLMTCRVAAWEYTFEQFTEVEIADFDADQVEAFAHRWFANKPILPQTFLQSLSKRPRLVELAVTPLLLTLLCLAFEVSSSLPSSRSELYQEGIETLLKKWDSSRGIHRDQVYKKLSLRRKEDLLSQIALTTFQQAQYFFRQHDLEYLITHYIRNLPEASDDLEVLQVDSTTVLHSIEAQHGLLVERAKRCYSFSHLTFHEYFVARELTLNSANLKETMARLADEQALQPRWREVFLLASELLRDANLLLFPLAAKVSSLLAESSRLQAFLADVTQQANQPYFESFKPSAVRAFLFDIDFDIDENRAVAIRLDQRANLLVCASFLTRMLEGVSLEAAIARVKQYDQQVSEPLKQIAQCKSANEAMMIAIGIVLDSKKLKPSEDKKLKDIIERFHIEQFYPETAEVEAIKDVADAARHVAKNRHHIRQKWTFSDDEKQLLKQYYRAAKLLVDCLYSDGCMLEPARRRAIEKILFSPAVVSDVD is encoded by the coding sequence ATGGCTAAGCCTTCTTTGCAGGCTTCAAAGGAAGGACAGCGGCTGGCAGCGCAATCGCTGACGCTGGCTGGACTGACTAAGACTAGCCTAAGTAATGCGGTGGGCTGTAGCCGCCAGCCGGTGACGAATTTCTTTCAGGGGGTGGCAATTGAGCAGGGGTTGTTTTTACGACTGTGCGATCGCCTCGATTTGGACTGGCAGGTGATTGCAGGATTGACCCAGTGTCCAGATGCCACAGTAACGCCTAAGTTATCCCAGGAAACAAAGAAGGTAGAAAGACTCGATGAGCTAGAAGAGACAACAGATATTGACTGGCTGGTGCGATCGCTTCGTCAAACCGCCGCCGAAAGCCTCTATGAGCGCTGCGGCACTATGCGCGTACTCGACATGTCCCAACCCGTTGGGCTGGGGGAACTCTACACCAACGTCAACATCCTTGAACAAATCAGTAGCCACCAGCGCCGACCGCTGCAAGATTTGCTTGTCCAAGCTCAAGCCGGAGACTTTGACCGCTTAGGATTCGGTCAGGTTTTGCAGCCGCGTGTCCCTGTGATGGAGGCAGTCGCTCAACACAAAAAGCTGATTGTGCTAGGAAAACCCGGTGCCGGTAAAACCACCTTTCTAAAGCACCTGGCCATTCAGTGTATCGATGGCCAATTTGAGCCGGATCGCCTGCCCTTGTTTATCAACTTAAAACAGTTTGCTGAGAATCCAAATCGGTTAGGATTGCTCTCTTTTTTAAGTCACCGGCACTTAAAAAGTCGGATAACGGCTTTGAGCGAGACAGAAATTGAAAAACATCTGTTGCAACTAAAACAGGTGCTTAGTGCCGGCCGAGCACTGTTGCTGTTGGATGGTTTAGACGAGGTAACCCAAGACGCGCATGACTGGGTACTGCGTGAAATTCGGATTGTATCTGAAGAGTTCCATGACAATCACTTTCTAATGACCTGCCGAGTCGCTGCCTGGGAATATACCTTCGAGCAGTTTACAGAGGTGGAGATTGCCGACTTTGATGCTGATCAGGTAGAAGCGTTTGCCCATCGGTGGTTTGCGAACAAGCCAATACTACCGCAGACGTTTTTACAAAGTTTGTCTAAGCGGCCTCGACTAGTAGAGCTAGCCGTAACGCCTTTGTTATTGACGCTGCTGTGTTTGGCCTTTGAAGTATCAAGTTCGCTACCTAGTAGCCGCAGTGAACTGTATCAGGAAGGGATTGAAACACTGCTCAAAAAATGGGACTCATCACGGGGAATCCATCGCGACCAGGTGTATAAGAAACTATCGCTTAGGCGCAAAGAAGATCTGCTCAGTCAGATCGCACTAACCACATTTCAGCAAGCACAGTACTTTTTTCGTCAGCATGATTTGGAATATCTCATTACCCACTACATTCGCAATTTACCTGAGGCGAGCGATGATTTAGAGGTGCTACAAGTAGACAGTACAACAGTGCTGCATTCAATTGAGGCGCAGCATGGTTTGCTGGTGGAGCGGGCAAAGCGCTGCTACTCATTTTCTCATTTGACGTTTCACGAATATTTTGTTGCCAGAGAACTGACGCTGAATAGCGCTAATCTTAAAGAGACAATGGCACGGCTAGCCGATGAACAGGCGCTACAGCCTCGCTGGAGAGAAGTCTTTTTGCTGGCCAGTGAGCTGCTAAGAGATGCGAATCTGCTGCTGTTTCCGCTAGCGGCCAAAGTGTCTTCTCTTCTGGCAGAATCATCTAGGCTACAAGCGTTCTTAGCAGATGTCACTCAGCAGGCCAATCAGCCATACTTTGAAAGCTTCAAACCATCAGCGGTACGAGCTTTTTTGTTTGATATTGATTTTGATATTGATGAGAATCGGGCGGTGGCAATTCGGCTAGACCAGCGAGCAAATTTGCTGGTTTGTGCAAGTTTTTTGACCCGAATGCTCGAAGGTGTAAGTCTAGAAGCTGCGATCGCCCGCGTCAAGCAATACGATCAGCAAGTCAGTGAGCCGCTCAAACAAATTGCCCAGTGCAAGTCTGCAAATGAGGCCATGATGATTGCCATTGGGATTGTACTCGATTCTAAAAAGTTGAAACCTAGTGAAGATAAAAAGTTGAAAGATATTATCGAGCGCTTTCACATCGAACAATTTTACCCAGAAACGGCTGAAGTTGAAGCGATCAAAGACGTCGCTGATGCAGCCCGCCACGTCGCCAAAAATCGCCATCATATTCGTCAAAAATGGACCTTCAGCGATGATGAAAAACAACTGCTCAAGCAGTATTATCGCGCTGCGAAGTTGTTGGTGGATTGTCTCTACAGCGACGGCTGTATGCTAGAACCAGCTCGTCGCCGAGCGATCGAGAAAATTTTGTTTAGTCCGGCGGTGGTAAGCGATGTCGATTAA
- the hemC gene encoding hydroxymethylbilane synthase — translation MSSNVATRTIRIGSRKSQLALVQTHWVQAELSKAFPDITFEVSTMETQGDKILDVALSKIGDKGLFTQELEDDMLSHRVDFAVHSLKDLPTQLPEGLMLGCVTEREDPADALVVHEKHKDKQLDTLPEGAVIGTSSLRRLAQLRHHFPHFQFKDIRGNVNTRLRKLDEGEYDAIVLAAAGLNRLDMSDRIHQLLPAEISLHAVGQGALGIECRSGDEDILTVIKALEHLPTAQRCYAERAFLRELEGGCQVPIGVNTRIEGDTLTLVGIVASLDGQQLIKDTVQGAPADAESMGKELAERLREQGAQKILDVINAENRS, via the coding sequence ATGTCTTCTAATGTTGCCACTCGGACCATCCGGATCGGTTCTCGCAAAAGCCAGCTAGCCCTGGTTCAAACCCACTGGGTCCAAGCTGAGCTTAGCAAAGCGTTTCCAGATATCACCTTTGAGGTGAGCACAATGGAAACTCAAGGCGACAAAATTCTAGACGTTGCCCTCTCTAAGATTGGCGATAAAGGTTTATTTACCCAAGAGCTAGAAGACGATATGCTCAGCCACAGAGTTGACTTTGCAGTGCATTCGCTCAAGGATTTACCAACGCAATTGCCAGAAGGATTGATGTTGGGATGCGTGACTGAGCGCGAAGATCCAGCAGATGCTTTGGTGGTACACGAAAAGCACAAAGATAAGCAGCTCGATACGCTACCAGAAGGTGCGGTAATTGGTACGTCTTCTTTACGCCGTCTAGCCCAATTGCGTCATCATTTTCCGCATTTCCAGTTCAAAGACATTCGCGGTAATGTCAATACCCGTCTGCGTAAGCTCGATGAAGGTGAGTACGATGCAATTGTGCTAGCAGCGGCTGGGCTCAATCGATTGGATATGAGCGATCGCATTCATCAACTCCTACCTGCCGAGATTTCTCTGCATGCAGTTGGCCAGGGTGCACTTGGAATTGAGTGCCGTAGCGGTGATGAGGATATCTTGACAGTCATCAAAGCGCTAGAGCATTTGCCGACTGCCCAGCGCTGCTACGCTGAACGTGCCTTCCTAAGAGAGTTAGAAGGCGGCTGTCAGGTGCCAATCGGCGTGAATACCCGCATCGAAGGTGACACGTTGACCTTAGTCGGCATTGTGGCTAGCCTAGATGGACAGCAGCTCATCAAAGATACTGTGCAAGGTGCGCCTGCGGATGCGGAAAGTATGGGTAAAGAACTAGCAGAGCGTTTGCGTGAGCAGGGTGCACAGAAGATTTTAGATGTCATCAACGCAGAGAATCGGTCGTAA
- a CDS encoding transporter substrate-binding domain-containing protein — translation MVLELLSAMFSKWQKFVAFCLFSFFLTVSIAACGGEPTSVGSKAQITPEDIARLPVEATLEQIRESGQVKVAVPSDFPPFGFVNTSMEPIGYDIDMAKEIAKGLNAELEIIPVVGGYRIPFLQTDRVDMIISSLGKNDERDLIIDFSEPYAPFFSAIYGGPTADISTIEDLSGRSIGVAQGSLEDLEISSLTEDISNVDIKRYANNSLTASALVSGQVDAIATGNVVAAKLIRDNPGSEITSKFILKDSPCYVGVREGDTEFVDEINEIIAFTKRSGRLNEMSKEWFGEPLPEAIAQTA, via the coding sequence ATGGTATTAGAACTGCTAAGTGCGATGTTTTCAAAATGGCAGAAGTTTGTTGCATTCTGCCTCTTTAGCTTTTTTCTGACCGTCAGTATTGCTGCATGCGGTGGTGAACCGACTTCAGTGGGTTCAAAAGCTCAGATTACGCCTGAAGATATTGCTCGGCTTCCGGTCGAAGCCACCTTAGAACAGATTCGAGAATCCGGCCAGGTTAAAGTCGCGGTGCCTTCGGATTTTCCACCCTTTGGATTTGTGAACACTTCTATGGAGCCGATCGGCTATGACATTGATATGGCCAAAGAAATTGCCAAGGGATTGAATGCTGAGCTGGAGATTATCCCTGTCGTCGGTGGCTATCGGATTCCATTTCTCCAAACTGACCGGGTAGACATGATTATCTCTAGCCTAGGAAAAAACGACGAACGCGATTTGATTATTGATTTCTCTGAACCCTACGCACCATTCTTTTCTGCAATCTACGGTGGGCCAACCGCAGATATCTCTACTATCGAGGATCTCTCAGGGCGATCAATTGGAGTGGCACAAGGGTCGTTAGAAGATCTAGAAATCTCTAGTCTGACCGAGGATATCAGCAATGTGGATATCAAGCGATATGCCAACAACAGCTTGACTGCCTCAGCGCTGGTGTCTGGTCAGGTGGATGCGATCGCTACTGGAAACGTCGTAGCAGCCAAGCTCATTCGCGATAATCCTGGCAGCGAAATTACTAGCAAGTTCATCTTGAAAGATTCTCCCTGCTATGTCGGTGTTAGAGAAGGCGATACCGAATTTGTTGACGAAATCAACGAAATTATCGCGTTTACCAAACGCTCAGGGCGACTCAACGAAATGTCAAAAGAGTGGTTTGGCGAGCCGCTACCTGAGGCGATCGCTCAAACGGCCTGA
- a CDS encoding amino acid ABC transporter ATP-binding protein, whose product MTSLQPGLNSASTATLERSPIIVAKDVEKTYDNGFNVLKGVSLTVHKGEVVVLMGPSGSGKSTFIRTFNGLEPYQKGSIEIDGTPISHGKKGIELVRREVGMVFQQFNLFPHLTILKNITIGPIKLRGLSKADAERDAMELLERVGIGRQAEKYPGQLSGGQQQRVAIARALAMKPKVMLFDEPTSALDPEMVREVLDVMRSLAESGMTMVCVTHEVGFAREVADRIIFLTEGKLIADTTPDQFFNNPEEERLKIFLSQILH is encoded by the coding sequence ATGACAAGCCTACAGCCCGGTTTGAACAGCGCAAGCACAGCCACCTTAGAAAGGTCGCCGATTATCGTCGCCAAGGACGTTGAAAAAACCTATGACAACGGCTTCAACGTTCTAAAGGGCGTGAGCCTAACGGTTCATAAAGGAGAAGTGGTCGTACTGATGGGGCCGTCTGGCTCAGGTAAATCCACCTTTATTCGGACATTCAATGGCCTAGAGCCCTATCAAAAAGGCAGCATTGAGATCGATGGCACGCCGATCTCTCATGGCAAGAAAGGAATTGAGCTGGTTCGCCGCGAAGTCGGTATGGTCTTTCAACAGTTCAATCTATTTCCGCATCTCACGATTCTCAAAAACATCACTATCGGACCCATAAAGCTGCGCGGCTTGTCCAAAGCTGACGCTGAGCGAGATGCGATGGAACTGCTAGAAAGAGTAGGTATTGGCCGCCAGGCTGAAAAATATCCAGGTCAGCTTTCTGGCGGTCAGCAGCAGCGAGTGGCGATCGCCAGAGCCCTAGCGATGAAGCCCAAAGTGATGCTATTCGACGAGCCAACGTCTGCGCTCGATCCTGAGATGGTGCGCGAGGTGCTAGACGTGATGAGATCGCTCGCAGAATCTGGCATGACAATGGTGTGCGTCACTCACGAAGTTGGGTTTGCTCGCGAAGTTGCCGACCGTATCATCTTCTTAACAGAAGGCAAGCTCATTGCCGATACTACCCCCGATCAATTTTTCAACAACCCCGAAGAAGAGCGGCTAAAGATTTTCCTCTCCCAAATACTGCATTAG
- a CDS encoding amino acid ABC transporter permease: protein MHYSFDFSVIWDNFGVLIAGAWLTLRLSLLAVAFGLVIGIIGSLFRTSGNRLLNGIALAYVEIIRNTPYLIQLFFIFFGLPALGLKLSAEQAAIVSLAINFGAYSTEIVRAGVESIPKGQVEAGLAIGFNKLDVFRHIVIPPALANIYSSLVGQVILAVLFTSVVSQIAAEDLTYAGNYLDARTFRSFEIYFTLAILYLAIVWIVKALAYVIEARFFEFAKYRQ, encoded by the coding sequence ATGCATTATTCGTTTGATTTCTCGGTCATCTGGGATAACTTTGGCGTCTTGATAGCAGGGGCGTGGCTAACGCTAAGACTATCGCTACTGGCCGTGGCATTTGGTCTAGTGATCGGTATCATAGGGTCTTTGTTTAGAACGTCTGGTAACCGCTTGCTCAATGGTATTGCCCTGGCCTATGTAGAGATTATTCGCAATACGCCTTATTTAATTCAGCTCTTTTTTATCTTCTTTGGTTTGCCAGCGCTGGGGCTAAAGCTCTCGGCAGAACAAGCGGCGATTGTTTCTTTAGCCATCAACTTTGGTGCCTATTCGACGGAGATCGTCAGAGCGGGCGTAGAAAGCATCCCAAAAGGACAAGTCGAAGCAGGTCTGGCCATTGGCTTCAATAAGCTAGATGTGTTTCGTCATATTGTGATTCCGCCTGCCCTTGCCAACATCTACTCTTCGCTAGTGGGGCAGGTCATTCTAGCAGTTTTGTTTACTAGCGTGGTTTCTCAAATCGCGGCTGAAGATCTCACCTATGCCGGCAACTATCTAGATGCTAGAACATTTCGTAGCTTTGAAATTTATTTCACCTTAGCGATTCTCTATCTTGCAATTGTTTGGATTGTCAAAGCGCTAGCCTATGTCATAGAAGCTCGCTTTTTCGAGTTTGCTAAGTATAGGCAGTAG
- a CDS encoding cupin domain-containing protein, producing MSINICSFDTLSSVLLDQPLVNQTDHADCATRVTSRADRSTQVSFWKNETLMLPAKGTHFGFVWQGKAQLKQATQPLTFPLLAGMYFSTTGATTVGGHNTTGIVISQKTHSGQFLIGGPIESTGRFPYIDGGTTSLLVAPMAVGDPCLHALYMPPNVDQTMHAHPSDRIGIIIRGSGQCCDHEICHDLTPGNLFYISSDHQHRFVTDSQGLDLVVFHPDSDMGFSGRSHPMLSRTLVDGIRATELPQIQTSP from the coding sequence ATGTCGATTAATATCTGTTCTTTTGATACCCTATCATCTGTTCTTCTAGATCAGCCTCTTGTTAATCAAACGGATCACGCTGATTGTGCCACCAGAGTGACCAGTAGAGCGGACCGATCGACACAGGTAAGCTTCTGGAAAAACGAAACGTTGATGCTACCGGCAAAGGGAACGCATTTTGGCTTTGTATGGCAGGGCAAAGCGCAGCTAAAGCAAGCGACGCAGCCACTAACTTTCCCGCTGTTAGCTGGAATGTATTTTTCTACAACTGGAGCGACTACCGTTGGCGGTCACAATACGACGGGAATAGTCATTAGCCAAAAGACGCACTCAGGGCAGTTTTTGATCGGTGGTCCGATCGAATCGACAGGCCGCTTTCCCTATATCGATGGTGGCACGACAAGCCTTTTGGTCGCACCGATGGCGGTCGGTGATCCTTGCTTGCACGCGCTGTACATGCCGCCAAATGTGGATCAAACGATGCACGCTCATCCAAGCGATCGCATTGGCATCATCATCAGAGGTAGCGGTCAATGCTGCGATCATGAAATTTGCCATGACCTAACACCAGGCAATTTGTTCTACATTTCATCTGACCATCAGCATCGATTTGTAACGGACAGTCAGGGATTAGATTTAGTGGTGTTTCATCCAGATAGTGATATGGGGTTTAGCGGTCGCAGCCACCCGATGCTCAGCCGCACCCTAGTCGATGGCATTCGCGCCACAGAGCTACCCCAGATTCAAACGTCTCCCTAG